In one Bos mutus isolate GX-2022 chromosome 19, NWIPB_WYAK_1.1, whole genome shotgun sequence genomic region, the following are encoded:
- the KIF2B gene encoding kinesin-like protein KIF2B: MASQLFRPLTPRLSSLTPVKPHFGHLQAGISVAIQRTDGRIHLAVVTEVKRDNAWVTVEWAEKGVKKGKKVALETIFLLNPALALAGPTAQGRASRSVSLAPPSVIGDQRTAARWAGKIPQRNETPSGDSLAVRVPSSPCLMTQRKSACLREIEKLQKQRERRRRLHREIRAQRARDADTGNAHYEIRRLIEECRRRLRGGRISGPEPRDGRRICVCVRKRPLNRQEATQEDLDIVTIPSDNVVMVHESKQKVDLTRYLENQTFCFDHAFDDTASNELVYQFTAQPLVESIFRHGMATCFAYGQTGSGKTHTMGGGFSGRDQDCSKGIYAMVAQDVFLLLKTSAYEKLDLKVYGTFFEIYGGKVYDLLNWKKKLQVLEDGSQQIQVVGLQEQEVCCVEDMLNLVELGNSCRTSGQTSVNAHSSRSHAVFQIILKSRGKLHGKFSLVDLAGNERGADTAKANRKRQLEGAEINKSLLALKECIRALGQNKSHTPFRASKLTQVLRDSFIGQNSSTCMIATISPGMASCENTLNTLRYANRVKEITLNLRPRHHCLYPAEREMPRVLENHIRNSEMSLQGDEFIRIPCLQSEEEKETEEIKVLSSPLVDTTISWKEASQWPDNKIQDTSDEVNCNVDFCIAQLLSILEKKIDILTEIRRKLKLLQADLQKESRHGEVNGERSDLK; the protein is encoded by the coding sequence ATGGCCAGCCAGTTATTCCGCCCTCTCACCCCGCGCCTCTCGTCCTTGACACCTGTGAAGCCGCATTTCGGACACCTCCAAGCGGGCATCAGCGTGGCGATCCAGCGCACCGATGGGAGAATCCATCTCGCAGTGGTCACAGAGGTCAAACGGGACAACGCTTGGGTCACGGTAGAGTGGGCCGAAAAAGGAgtcaaaaaaggcaaaaaggttgcTTTAGAGACCATATTCCTGCTGAATCCAGCTCTGGCCTTGGCTGGGCCCACCGCGCAGGGCAGGGCTTCGCGCTCCGTGTCTCTGGCGCCCCCTTCCGTTATCGGGGACCAGCGAACAGCCGCGcggtgggctgggaagatcccccagagaaacgAAACGCCATCGGGGGACAGCCTGGCCGTGAGAGTTCCCAGCAGCCCTTGCCTGATGACGCAGCGGAAATCTGCCTGCCTACGAGAAATTGAGAAACTGCAGAAGCAGCGCGAGAGGCGCCGACGGCTGCACCGCGAGATTCGTGCCCAGCGCGCCCGGGACGCAGATACTGGAAATGCCCACTATGAGATCCGGCGCCTGATCGAGGAGTGCCGCCGGCGCCTGCGCGGGGGCCGGATTTCCGGCCCTGAACCGCGGGACGGCCGCCGCATCTGCGTCTGTGTGAGGAAGCGGCCTCTCAACCGGCAGGAGGCCACGCAGGAGGACCTAGATATCGTCACCATCCCCTCGGACAACGTGGTCATGGTGCACGAGTCCAAGCAGAAGGTGGACCTCACTCGCTACCTGGAGAACCAGACCTTTTGCTTCGACCACGCTTTTGACGACACCGCCTCCAACGAGTTGGTGTATCAATTTACTGCCCAGCCGTTGGTTGAGTCCATCTTCCGCCATGGCATGGCCACCTGCTTTGCCTATGGACAGACAGGCAGCGGGAAAACGCACACTATGGGCGGAGGCTTTTCGGGAAGAGACCAAGATTGTTCTAAAGGCATTTACGCCATGGTGGCACAGGATGTTTTCCTCTTACTGAAAACTTCCGCATATGAGAAGCTGGACCTCAAAGTCTATGGGACGTTTTTTGAGATTTATGGGGGAAAGGTGTATGACTTGTTGAACTGGAAGAAGAAGCTGCAAGTCCTTGAGGATGGCAGTCAACAAATCCAGGTAGTCGGGCTGCAGGAGCAGGAGGTGTGTTGTGTGGAAGACATGCTGAACCTCGTGGAACTAGGGAACAGTTGCCGGACTTCAGGACAGACATCAGTCAATGCCCACTCTTCCAGGAGCCACGCAGTGTTCCAGATCATTTTAAAGTCTCGAGGGAAACTGCATGGCAAGTTTTCCCTTGTTGACTTAGCTGGGAATGAAAGAGGAGCAGATACTGCCAAGGCCAACCGGAAAAGACAGCTGGAAGGAGCAGAGATTAATAAGAGTCTCCTGGCACTCAAAGAATGCATCCGAGCTTTGGGTCAGAACAAGTCTCATACCCCATTCAGAGCCAGCAAGCTCACACAGGTGCTCCGGGACTCCTTTATAGGCCAGAACTCCTCCACTTGCATGATTGCTACTATCTCTCCAGGGATGGCCTCTTGTGAAAATACCCTCAACACTTTAAGATATGCAAATAGAGtaaaagaaataactttaaatttaAGGCCTCGCCATCATTGTCTTTATCCTGCTGAACGTGAAATGCCAAGGGTGTTGGAAAATCACATTAGAAATTCAGAAATGTCCCTTCAGGGGGATGAATTTATTAGAATACCTTGCCTACAGagtgaggaggagaaagagactgaagaaatcaaagtgcTGTCCTCTCCATTAGTGGATACAACAATTTCCTGGAAGGAAGCAAGCCAATGGCCAGATAATAAAATCCAGGATACATCTGATGAAGTAAACTGCAATGTTGACTTTTGCATTGCCCAGTTATTGtccattttggagaagaaaatagatatTCTGACTGAGATTCGAAGGAAACTGAAATTATTACAAGCTGACCTTCAAAAGGAGAGCAGGCATGGGGAAGTCAATGGTGAGAGATCAGACCTGAAATGA